The Lysobacter luteus genome contains the following window.
GAGCCTTCCAGGTACAGGTCGGCGGGCTTGCGCAGGCCATCTTCCGGGCGCTGCGCCAGCACGCACTCGTGGGTAACGCCGGAGTCGAACCAGACATCGAGGATGTCGGTGACCTTTTCGTAGTCCGCCGCCTCGCCGCCCAGCAGCGGGGCCGGGTCCAGCGCGTACCAGGCGTCGATGCCGCCGGCCTCGACCAGGCTTGCGACCTCGCCCATCAGCTCCACCGAGCGCGGGTGCGGTTCATGGGTCACCTTGTGGACGAACAGGGCGATCGGCACGCCCCAGGTGCGCTGGCGGCTGATGCACCAGTCCGGCCGTCCCTCGACCATCCCGGCGATGCGCGCCTCGCCCCAGTCGGGGAACCACTGCACGTCACCGATGGCCTTGAGCGCATCGTTGCGCAGGTCGGCCTTCTCCATCGAGATGAACCACTGCGGGGTGGCGCGGAACGCCACCGGGGTCTTGTGCCGCCAGCAGTGCGGGTAGCTGTGGTTGAGCTGCGCCAGCGCCAGCAGCGTGCCGTCGGCGCGCAGCGCCTGCACGATCACGTCGTTTGCCTTCCAGATGTGCAGGCCGGCCACCTCGGCGCCATCGAGCGCCGGCGTGCCGGCGAGGTACACGCCACGGGCATCCACCGGGTTGAGCTGGGCGGCGGTGTAGCGCTCGACGAGGCCGTACTTGCGGGCAACCGCGAAGTCCTCCTGGCCGTGGCCGGGCGCAGTGTGCACAGCGCCGGTACCGTCCTCGTCGGACACATGCTCACCGAGCAGCAGCGGGATGTCGCGGTCCTGGTAGAACGGGTGGCGGGCGACGAGGTTTTCGAGTTCGACACCCTTCGCGCGGCCATGCACGACCACGTCCTCGACGCCGTAGCGCGCCAGCGACTTCGCGGCCAGCGCCTCGGCCAGCACCAGCCAGCGGCGCCCGCCGGCGGCCGTCGCCGGGCCTTCGACCAGCACGTAATCGAGCCCGGCGCCGACGCTGATCGCGACGCTGGCGGGCAGCGTCCACGGGGTGGTTGTCCAGATCGGCACCGCGATCTCCACGCCCTCTCCCGCAACCGTCTCGAACGCGCTGGCAAAGTCGCGCGTGGACTTCACCGGGTAGGCCACGTCCACCGCCGGCGACACCTTGTCGGCGTACTCGATCTCGGCTTCGGCCAGCGCCGAGCCGCAGTCGAAGCACCAGTGCACCGGCTTGGCGCCGCGCACCAGGTGTCCGCGGCCAACGATCCTGGCCAGCGCGCGCAGCATGTCCGCCTCGAAACGGAAGTCCATCGAGCGGTACGGGTTGTCCCAGTCGCCCAGCACGCCAAGGCGCTTGAAATCGCGGCGCTGCAGGTCGATCTGCTCGGTGGCGTACTCGCGGCACTTCTGGCGGAACTGGGCGGCGTCGAGCTTGGTGCCGACCTTGCCGTACTTCTTCTCGATCGCGATCTCGATCGGCAGGCCGTGGCAATCCCAGCCCGGCACGTACGGCGCGTCATAGCCGGCCAGCAGCCGCGACTTGACCACGATGTCCTTGAGCACCTTGTTGACCGCGTGGCCGATGTGGATCGCGCCGTTGGCATACGGCGGGCCATCGTGCAGGACGAAACTGCGCTCGCGATCCTTCACCTTGCCGCGGATCTGCGCGTACAGGCCTTCCTCCTCCCAGCGCGCCAGCGTCACCGGCTCGCGCTTGGGCAGGTCGCCGCGCATGGGGAAGTCGGTCGCCGGCAGGTGCAGGGTCGACTTGTAGGGGTTGTCGCTGTTCTTCTCGCTCACGCGGGGGCTCTTGTGGGGTCTTGCGGAGTGGGGGATTGCGAAAGGATGTCGCGGGCACGGGCGGCGTCGCGGTCCATCTGCTCGACCAGGGCCGGCAGGTCATCGAACTTTTCCTCGTCGCGCAGATGGGCGACGAATTCCACTTCGATCCGGCGACCGTACAGGTCGGCATCGAAATCGAACAGGTGGGTCTCAAGCAGCGGCTCCACCCCGTCGACCGTCGGCCGGGTGCCGAGGCTGGAGACGGCGTCGCACGGGGTGTCGCCCAATCCATGCACGCGGGTGGCATGGATGCCCGACAGTGGGGGCGCCTTGCCGTTGAAACGCAGGTTGGCGGTCGGGTAACCCAGCGAGCGGCCCAGCTGCGCGCCACGGGCGACGCGGCCACCGATCGCAAACGGCCGCCCGAGCATGCGCGCGGCACCGGCGAAGTCGCCGGCCCGCAGGGCGGCACGGATGCGGGTGCTGGATACACGCTCACCATCAAGCACCACCGGTTCGATCTCGTGGGCGGTAAAGCCCTCGCCGCTATCGGCCAGGCCACTGCCGATCGAGCGCAGCAGCGCCAGATCCCCTGCCCGCCCCTTGCCGAACCGGAAACCGGGACCGACCCA
Protein-coding sequences here:
- the ileS gene encoding isoleucine--tRNA ligase produces the protein MRGDLPKREPVTLARWEEEGLYAQIRGKVKDRERSFVLHDGPPYANGAIHIGHAVNKVLKDIVVKSRLLAGYDAPYVPGWDCHGLPIEIAIEKKYGKVGTKLDAAQFRQKCREYATEQIDLQRRDFKRLGVLGDWDNPYRSMDFRFEADMLRALARIVGRGHLVRGAKPVHWCFDCGSALAEAEIEYADKVSPAVDVAYPVKSTRDFASAFETVAGEGVEIAVPIWTTTPWTLPASVAISVGAGLDYVLVEGPATAAGGRRWLVLAEALAAKSLARYGVEDVVVHGRAKGVELENLVARHPFYQDRDIPLLLGEHVSDEDGTGAVHTAPGHGQEDFAVARKYGLVERYTAAQLNPVDARGVYLAGTPALDGAEVAGLHIWKANDVIVQALRADGTLLALAQLNHSYPHCWRHKTPVAFRATPQWFISMEKADLRNDALKAIGDVQWFPDWGEARIAGMVEGRPDWCISRQRTWGVPIALFVHKVTHEPHPRSVELMGEVASLVEAGGIDAWYALDPAPLLGGEAADYEKVTDILDVWFDSGVTHECVLAQRPEDGLRKPADLYLEGSDQHRGWFQSSLLTGVAMDGVAPYRQVLTHGFTVDADGRKMSKSLGNVIAPQKVVDAMGADVLRLWIASADYRNEMTVSDEILKRSADNYRRIRNTARFLLGNLHGFDPAVHLLPLDGTGDEAMVALDHWIVHRAHGLQERITAAYERYDFSEVVQILANFCSVDLGSLYLDVTKDRLYTMQGDSPGRRSAQSAMYRIAEAFVRWIAPILSFTAEEMWGHLPAEDGQGTREGNVLFTTWYDGLAPLPDAADLTAEDFRRLLALREQVSKVLEPMRAAGTIGAALEAEIALRCGVSDQNWLAPIAEELRFLFISGDVSVVADEGAQDVRVEASRTAKPKCGRCWQHRADVGSVAAHPTICGRCVDNVDGEGETRRWF
- a CDS encoding bifunctional riboflavin kinase/FAD synthetase, which produces MSRLFRDVDGGPRCPHGSVVCIGAFDGLHLGHRALVRHAVARARALDVPAVALTFEPLPREFFAGGHPPPRLLSARAKVEGLLALGADQVGLLRFDARMASMTAADFVRTVLVDHLAVREVWVGPGFRFGKGRAGDLALLRSIGSGLADSGEGFTAHEIEPVVLDGERVSSTRIRAALRAGDFAGAARMLGRPFAIGGRVARGAQLGRSLGYPTANLRFNGKAPPLSGIHATRVHGLGDTPCDAVSSLGTRPTVDGVEPLLETHLFDFDADLYGRRIEVEFVAHLRDEEKFDDLPALVEQMDRDAARARDILSQSPTPQDPTRAPA